A portion of the Rhodococcus pseudokoreensis genome contains these proteins:
- a CDS encoding FAD-dependent monooxygenase encodes MADAETPVLIVGAGPAGLTAALALAKFGIEHVLVEKYPGTAHSPRAHIVNPRTVEIMRHLGVQEEIEAVSSPHERLRHHVWYTTLNQPEIARKEAWGTSPHRKADYLAASPCPSINCPQTRFEPVLVEALRDAGSDVQFQRELLSMEREGDHWVSTILNREDGTTLTVRSRYVIGADGARTKVLGFAGLDIEGPSGLFHAANIWFKADLSRYLAHRPGVLTWNMHPGPQPPLALGTFICMNPFDEFVLNRFYDPEVEDLSEMTEEQAIGHIERAVGEPVDDIEILGISGWKVNAQVAPEYARDGVFCMGDAVHRHPPTNGLGLNMSVADAYNLAWKLALVLRDEAGAELLDTYNSERQPIGATGVDRAIKSLHQATAIQEAVGLHEGLSEEEGWEALASLEDPGPLGDERRAALRAALDKNENRFNALGLEVGYHYDEGALVHDETPYPPFEGDPVLDFQTTTRPGARVPHARLIRNGEQISTLDLVDGLEFALLVGLDAEHWFEAAEKVSAELGVQVVAHRIGGDILDPYWEWSDAREVGHAGAVLVRPDRHVTWRSVDRPTDAAAELSRVMRTVLHL; translated from the coding sequence ATGGCTGATGCTGAAACCCCGGTGCTCATCGTCGGTGCCGGACCCGCCGGGTTGACCGCCGCCCTGGCGCTTGCGAAGTTCGGAATCGAGCACGTACTGGTCGAAAAGTACCCGGGAACCGCACACTCGCCGCGTGCCCACATCGTCAACCCCCGCACCGTCGAGATCATGCGACACCTGGGTGTCCAGGAAGAAATCGAGGCAGTGTCCTCACCCCACGAGCGCCTGCGACACCACGTCTGGTACACCACGCTGAACCAGCCCGAGATCGCCCGCAAGGAAGCATGGGGCACCTCCCCGCACCGCAAGGCCGACTACCTCGCGGCGAGCCCCTGCCCCTCGATCAACTGCCCCCAGACCCGGTTCGAACCGGTCCTGGTCGAGGCACTGCGTGATGCCGGCTCCGACGTGCAGTTCCAGCGTGAACTCCTCTCGATGGAGCGCGAGGGGGACCACTGGGTCAGTACGATCCTCAACCGCGAGGACGGCACGACATTGACGGTCCGCTCCCGCTACGTCATCGGTGCGGACGGTGCCCGCACCAAAGTGCTCGGCTTCGCCGGGCTCGACATCGAGGGACCCTCGGGGCTGTTCCACGCCGCGAACATCTGGTTCAAGGCCGACCTCAGCCGCTATCTGGCACACCGACCCGGCGTGCTCACCTGGAATATGCACCCCGGCCCGCAACCGCCGCTTGCGCTCGGCACGTTCATCTGCATGAACCCCTTCGACGAGTTCGTGCTCAACAGGTTCTACGACCCCGAGGTCGAGGATCTGTCCGAGATGACCGAAGAGCAGGCGATCGGTCACATTGAACGGGCCGTCGGCGAGCCCGTCGACGACATCGAGATCCTCGGCATCTCGGGGTGGAAGGTCAACGCGCAGGTCGCCCCCGAGTACGCCCGCGACGGCGTGTTCTGCATGGGTGACGCCGTGCACCGCCATCCCCCGACGAACGGCCTCGGCCTGAACATGTCGGTGGCCGACGCCTACAACCTGGCCTGGAAGCTTGCACTCGTCCTCCGCGATGAGGCCGGTGCCGAGCTGCTGGACACCTACAACAGTGAGCGCCAGCCCATCGGCGCGACGGGCGTCGACCGAGCCATCAAGAGCCTGCACCAGGCAACGGCGATCCAGGAAGCTGTCGGACTCCACGAAGGGCTTTCCGAGGAAGAGGGATGGGAAGCGCTGGCGTCCCTCGAGGATCCGGGTCCGCTGGGAGATGAACGGCGCGCGGCTTTGCGCGCTGCCCTCGACAAGAACGAGAACCGTTTCAACGCATTGGGTCTGGAAGTCGGATACCACTACGACGAGGGTGCCCTCGTGCACGACGAGACGCCCTACCCTCCGTTCGAGGGTGATCCCGTCCTGGACTTCCAGACCACCACCAGGCCCGGGGCGCGTGTGCCCCACGCGCGGCTGATCCGGAATGGGGAGCAGATCTCCACGCTCGACCTCGTCGACGGGTTGGAATTCGCCCTGCTGGTCGGTCTGGACGCCGAGCACTGGTTCGAAGCTGCCGAGAAGGTCTCGGCCGAACTCGGGGTGCAGGTCGTCGCCCATCGGATCGGCGGTGACATCCTCGACCCCTACTGGGAATGGAGCGACGCCCGCGAGGTCGGGCACGCCGGCGCGGTGCTGGTCCGTCCCGACCGGCATGTTACCTGGAGGAGCGTCGACCGTCCGACGGATGCAGCAGCCGAGCTCTCCCGCGTGATGAGGACTGTGCTGCACCTCTGA